Proteins from a genomic interval of Oncorhynchus kisutch isolate 150728-3 linkage group LG28, Okis_V2, whole genome shotgun sequence:
- the LOC109873051 gene encoding PWWP domain-containing protein 2A-like, translated as MAAVAAEPGAAAASTTTAGNSGDFEPEPVPEAKIDFDATQEYAPVMDHVHQLKDGDAVQECNQVQMELVSRPDLEAAGKALAASAEDEQIEAGCLGVGVEKTENHALEGFGSKYTMSRAERLKQFFSPNVEPANEVSKHEPYACLQNSPISDSQPSVVFLHSFPAQPVATEAGLSLAEPAEPIIDYDKNPELTQPTNIECDYRALIKPSHEAELDPEPADEFPSVSEYKNDDPSEAASLERPQSVDHVDFLPILERETVLGTPVEAGYMCDFSSITTQNIPRPEVPLMPVDQVPSSAELGDSCSPQRFETNFNESDPVSKPSPPVSGAETEELQPESVHNLIPGSEVRVSLDHIIDDALVVSFQLGKKIFSGVLMDLSKRFGPYGIPITLFPEREYKEKPESMQLKMEQHQPETENVEKPVQENPDGQVATVPEPNPDPQSNPWTSKPPPLFQEGAPYPPPLFIRDTYNQSIPQPPPRKIRRPKRRLYREEPTSIMNAIKLRPRQVLCDKCKGAVTTVDKREPRRGPVSDSRSEDAKRRRNDSAVSKRPRNDPRSEEKSRAAEVAKRQVSSSSSSLGQVKGGAGGNRVLRATSTTTSSPVNSGSRVQLNAKKVLQSKNVDHSKAREVLKLAKAQKRQRETTVVTDSSGNAKTMTRAAALQEAHAHQKVHFTRRLQQISGVGPSSATPLPPRMRIKPQRYRNEENDSSTCKPPCLEKVPGSGCLSPPKPDAPRCTATCSSSSSSCSTGQAAAAESQGPDNGPEPEVCPQPQVEPPTATEHGDPKAEPEEQGGQEERRETRGSKAGNLVVFMNLNPGQPDSSNTSMCSVDSADDLKSSDSECSSTESFNFPPPGRPPPPVPGTSSAVADPSPAPTEEKKPCKSQKVFSKNVSKCVSLEGRTICVGDIVWAKIYGFPWWPARVLGIQISRKDNGLLVRQEARVAWFGSPTTSFLALAQVAPFLESFQSRFDKKRKGLYRKAITEAAKAAKQLTPEVRALLTQFET; from the exons ATGGCGGCCGTGGCTGCGGAGCCAGGAGCTGCTGCGGCATCAACAACAACAGCGGGGAACAGTGGTGATTTCGAACCGGAACCGGTGCCGGAGGCCAAAATCGACTTCGATGCGACGCAGGAGTACGCACCAGTAATGGACCATGTTCACCAACTCAAGGATGGGGATGCAGTTCAGGAATGCAACCAGGTCCAAATGGAGCTAGTGAGCAGGCCAGATCTAGAAGCAGCGGGAAAAGCCCTCGCTGCTAGTGCAGAGGATGAACAGATCGAGGCAGGCTGTCTTGGGGTCGGTGTAGAAAAAACGGAGAACCATGCTCTCGAGGGCTTTGGTTCCAAATACACCATGTCGCGAGCGGAACGTTTGAAACAGTTTTTTTCGCCGAATGTTGAACCTGCAAACGAGGTCAGTAAGCACGAGCCCTACGCCTGCCTTCAGAATAGCCCCATCTCCGATTCACAGCCATCGGTGGTCTTTTTGCATTCGTTCCCTGCGCAACCTGTGGCTACGGAGGCTGGGCTGTCGTTAGCAGAACCAGCAGAACCCATTATAGATTACGATAAGAACCCAGAATTAACCCAACCTACTAATATCGAGTGTGACTATAGAGCTTTAATTAAACCGTCTCACGAGGCTGAACTGGATCCCGAACCCGCAGATGAATTTCCTTCTGTCTCCGAGTACAAGAATGACGACCCCTCAGAAGCTGCTTCGCTTGAACGTCCCCAGTCCGTAGACCACGTCGACTTTCTACCAATTCTAGAGAGGGAAACAGTCCTTGGGACACCCGTGGAGGCTGGTTACATGTGTGACTTTTCGAGCATAACAACCCAGAACATTCCGAGACCCGAGGTTCCTCTAATGCCAGTGGACCAGGTACCCTCCTCGGCAGAACTTGGAGACTCGTGCTCACCACAGAGGTTCGAAACGAATTTCAATGAAAGCGATCCAGTATCGAAACCCTCCCCCCCTGTGTCTGGTGCTGAAACTGAGGAGCTACAGCCTGAGTCTGTGCACAACCTGATACCTGGGTCCGAGGTTCGAGTATCTCTGGATCACATAATCGACGACGCACTGGTGGTGTCCTTTCAGTTAGGCAAGAAAATCTTCTCTGGGGTTCTGATGGACCTATCTAAAAG GTTTGGACCCTATGGAATTCCAATCACTCTGTTCCCGGAGAGAGAATACAAGGAGAAACCCGAATCTATGCAGCTAAAGATGGAACAACACCAGCCAGAAACCGAGAATGTGGAAAAGCCAGTCCAGGAAAACCCCGATGGCCAAGTCGCCACAGTGCCCGAACCGAACCCTGACCCCCAGTCTAACCCATGGACTTCAAAACCTCCCCCACTGTTTCAGGAAGGTGCCCCTTACCCTCCCCCTTTGTTCATCAGGGACACCTACAACCAGTCGATACCTCAGCCGCCTCCCCGCAAGATCAGGCGGCCCAAGCGCAGGCTGTACCGCGAGGAGCCCACCTCCATCATGAACGCCATCAAGTTGCGGCCCCGTCAGGTGCTCTGTGACAAGTGCAAGGGCGCTGTCACGACAGTGGACAAGAGGGAGCCGCGCAGAGGCCCCGTGTCAGACTCTAGGAGCGAGGATGCCAAGCGGAGACGCAACGACAGCGCTGTCAGCAAGCGGCCGCGCAACGACCCCCGCTCAGAGGAGAAGAGCCGTGCTGCTGAGGTGGCCAAACGGCAggtctcctcttcttcctcctctctgggCCAGGTGAAGGGCGGAGCTGGAGGGAACAGGGTTCTGAGAGCGACCTCCACCACAACATCATCACCGGTGAACAGCGGCTCCAGAGTCCAGCTCAATGCCAAGAAAGTGCTGCAGAGCAAAAATGTTGATCACTCCAAGGCCCGGGAGGTGCTGAAACTGGCCAAGGCCCagaagaggcagagggagactaCGGTAGTCACTGACAGCAGTGGCAACGCCAAGACGATGACGAGGGCAGCCGCCCTGCAGGAGGCCCACGCACACCAGAAGGTCCACTTCACTCGGCGGCTGCAGCAGATCAGCGGGGTGGGACCAAGCAGCGCCACCCCTCTCCCACCCAGGATGCGCATCAAGCCTCAAAGGTACCGTAATGAAGAGAACGACTCTTCTACATGTAAGCCGCCTTGCCTGGAGAAAGTGCCGGGAAGTGGCTGTTTGTCGCCTCCAAAGCCAGACGCGCCCCGCTGCACCGCCacatgctcctcctcctcctcctcctgctccacaGGCCAAGCCGCTGCTGCTGAAAGCCAGGGCCCAGATAACGGGCCAGAACCTGAGGTTTGTCCTCAGCCCCAAGTGGAGCCCCCCACAGCCACGGAGCACGGTGACCCCAAGGCGGAGCCGGAGGAGCAGGGGGGGCAGGAGGAGAGGCGGGAGACGCGTGGCAGCAAGGCTGGCAACCTTGTCGTTTTCATGAACCTTAACCCCGGCCAGCCGGACTCCTCTAATACCTCTATGTGCAGCGTTGATAGTGCAGACGACTTAAAGTCCTCGGACTCAGAGTGTAGCTCTACGGAGAGCTTTAACTTTCCCCCTCCCGGTCGCCCCCCGCCCCCTGTCCCCGGCACGTCCTCAGCAGTCGCTGACCCGTCGCCTGCCCCTACAGAAGAGAAAAAGCCCTGTAAATCTCAGAAAGTGTTTTCTAAAAATGTGTCTAAGTGTGTCTCTCTGGAGGGCAGGACCATTTGCGTAGGGGACATTGTTTGGGCCAAAATATATGGCTTTCCCTGGTGGCCAGCCCGCGTCTTAGGCATTCAGATCAGTCGTAAAGATAATGGGCTCTTAGTCAGGCAGGAGGCCCGTGTCGCCTGGTTCGGTTCACCCACCACCTCCTTCCTGGCTCTTGCACAGGTCGCCCCTTTTCTAGAAAGCTTCCAGTCACGCTTCGACAAGAAGAGAAAGGGCTTGTACCGTAAAGCCATCACAGAGGCAGCCAAGGCTGCCAAGCAGCTCACTCCCGAGGTTCGCGCCTTGCTTACACAATTCGAGACGTGA